The genomic region TTCGGCTAGAAAAAACAATATGTCTCGGGGCACAGGCTTGCCCGCCAAGGTTGTCCAGGTCACCTCCGTTCCTCGCTAGGAGCCTCAGCTAGTATCGGGACACGCACCTTCTCGACAAGATCTTGTACGTTCTTGGGCGGTGGCGGCGTAAGCAACGACACCACTATGGTTACTATGAGGTTCACCGTGAACCCTATCGTCCCCCACGCTATGCTTCCTATCGCTTGTCCTGCTATGGTTACTGGGTGTATCTTTCCGGCCGCTAGGAGTACCACATATGGCACGGTTACTGCGAGGCCTGCAAGCATGCCGGCTATTGCTCCCTCTTTCGTGGTTCTCTTCCAGTGTATGCCTAGTATCATTGCCGGCGTCAGCGTAGATGCAGCGAACGCGAATGCCCAGCCAACGGTCTTCGCTATGTATGCTCCGATCTTCGGGTTCGCGGCCATGACGTAGGCCAGCAGGCCCGAGAAGAACGCTATGAGGACCATTGATATTCTCGCTATTCTCAACTCTTGCTTATCGCTAGCCCTAGGATTAATTATTGACTTGTAGATGTCCCTCGTGGCGGCAGTCGTCATGGCTAAGAGTAGTCCATCAGCTGTTGAGAGCGCGGCAGAGATTCCGCCAACGAGTATTATCGATGCGACTACCGCTCCCAGTCCATACATGTCGGGGAGGCCTAGCACCGCTATGTCCTTGTGTATTGAAAGCTCCTTGAGACTGTCGAAGACGCCGTTATGGTTTAGGTCAACTATCTTGATAAGGCCTGCGCTGTGCCACTTTGCCACCCATGAGTGCTGGGCCGCTATCTCTGCAAGCCGTTGCTGCGCCTCAGATATTGGGTGTCCTACGAGGTCTTTGAACTGGAGCGCTAGCCAATACTCTTTCTCACCAGCCAGCGCTGCATAGACCGGAGCAGTCAGGTATAACAAGCCTATGAAGAAGAGGGCCCAGGCAACGCTCTTCCTAGCATCCTTGACGCTTGGGACAGTGTAGAACCTCATTAATACGTGTGGCAGCCCCATTGTTCCGAGCATTAGTGCCAGTGTCGCTAGCAGCCAGTTCAGCTGGCCATGACCATCTGCGTATGGTCTCCAGAACGGCTCTGTCCATGCATGATCCTTGAGCTGCATAACCATCTCGTCAACCTTCTCAACGTGTCCGCCATAAGCTACGTGCGGTATTGGGTGCCAGAGGTTGGTCAGCAGTACTATTGGGAGCCAGTAGGCCGATATGAGTACTACGTATTGGGCCACCTGTGTCCAGGTAATGCTCTTCATGCCGCCAAAACTGCTGTAAAGTATGACTATTAGCGGCGCTATGAGCGACATGAGCGCGGCTGAGGCGCCCACCGCCCTTGAGAGCACTATTCCTACGCCGAGTAGCTGGCCGGTCAGATAAGTCAGCGAAACAACGTATAACATAACGACGGCGAAGATTCGTGCAAGCTTGCTATAGTACCGGTCCTCGAAGAAGTCGGGCACAGTATACTTGCCGTAGCTTCTAAGGAAAGGCGCAATAGCCATGGCTAGCAGGACATAGCTGAGGCTCCAGCCTATAAGGAACACGCTCGCATCGTACCCCAGTATCGCGACCGCGCCAGCCATCGATATGAAGCTGGCACCGCTCATCCAGTCAGCCGCTGTCGCCATACCGTTCCTTATTGGCGAAACCCTTCTACCAGCTACGTAGAACTCCTCGGCCGTGGCTGCCCTGGCGCGATAAGCTATGAACATGTAAAGAGCGATTGCAGCCGTAAGAAAGCTCACAGCCAGGACATCCACAGCCTTTTCACCCCCTACACATTTTTCTCGAACTTCTCGTCAAGCTTGTTGATGGTATAGGCGTAGAGAAAAGCCAGCACTATGCCTAGCGCGATGCTAATCTGTATCATCCACCAGTTTAGCGGTGCTCCTCCAATCCTTGCCTCGCTCCCCGGTGGCGCATAGAATTGCTTAGCTGGCAAGTGGAGCCCGAGCGCAATGACGAGCCATACTATAAAGTATATCGTCGTCCATGTAGCGAAAGCTTTCTTGTACGCTAATACTTTAGACGTAGCTACCATTTATAGAGCACCGGCTTCTGCCGAAACACCCCCAGCAAGCTATTTAAATCTAATCTTTCCTAACAATGAAACTTAGCATTTAAATAACCCGTTAAACCAAGAATAGGGGGCCAGATGTGCGGCCCTAGATACTTAGGGACAAGAGCAGCTCATAGAAGGAGGGCGGAATAGAAGCTGAGGAGCCCGGTGCGCCTCGGCCTTGAAACACTTCCCCATAGACCCGTGATCGGCAGGTCTGAAGGGTTCACGGCCCTCCTCATCGGCCAGAAAAGGATGCCGCCCTGTATAGGCACGTGGCTCGTCATTGTTAGAGCTTTAACAAGTCCATTATTCTCTCGGTAATGCCTTTGCCTGTAAATGCTTTAAGGGCCACCTCTAGCGCGAAGTAAGTCAGCACTACTCCCAAGCCTGCAAGGAGCACCGCATATGGCTTTGCCGCTATGCGGGCAAGGCCTCCCAGGCCTGCAAGGAATGCAAGCCACACATAGTCTAGCCAGACATGAGCAGCATACATTGCTGCAAAGCCTTTCCTGCCATGCACTGCTGCGCCACGTATCAGCGGAAGCCCTATTGTTAGCCACCATGCGAGGAAGTACGGATTGGCTCCAGTGAACACTATCCCCGCTAGTACCGCGCCGAGCGGCGATGACCCTACGCGGAGGGAGCCATTGTTTAGATCCAGCTTATTCTCCGTATAGACCGTGTACGCTGTCTCAAAGAGGCCTAGGGCGAAGAAGAGAGCAAAAGCAAGCGTTATGAGTGCCAAGGGTTTCTCAAGCCTCTTAAGAATCTTCTCTAGTTTCTCGACCCAGAGGACGAGGCCAGCTACGTAAGGTAGTTCGAACAACATGTGGCCAAGCGATACAAGGACTCCGCCAAGAACACCGAGATAGGCTCCAACAGCTACAGCTGATGCGCTCAACATGCCGGGGCTTAGAGCCCCGCTAGGCGTAATGAGCAGCGTATCGATCACGACTTTTCGGAGAGAGATCTCGCGTGCGCGCTCCAAGCCAAGCCACCCTACGTGCACCGGGGAGACGAGGGAGTCTCCTAGCTGTTGGATGCGGCTTCTGAGCCTAGTTGCACTTGATACGAGGGAGCTGAAAACGTTACGCATATGAGGTGTCTACTTGTCTCTCAGCTGGCTTTATTTCTAGAACTTCTTCGGCGAGACCGTGGAAATAGGCCTCAATGAACCTTCTGCTGACTCCTGCGTAGACTAGTGCATCATAGTACTCGACTACGATGTCCTCTGGCCTCTTATTTATAACGGGGTAATCCGTGCCGAAGAGGAGCTTGCAGCAAGGAGTATCCTTTGCCGCCATCTCCACGACTACGGGGTTAAGTGCAGAGGTGTCTGCGTAGACATTGGGGTAGCGGCGGAGGAGCTCTAGGGTCTCAGCCACAAATACTCCTGGTGCTATCGCGCTGTAGCCCCCAACGTGGGCTATTATTATCCTTGCTTCTCGGTGCTGCTTTATGACTGGCTCGAGCCTAGATGGGTCGCCGTACTTACAGTACCTGGGTAGCTCCCATACTCCGGGGTCGCATCCGGCATGCACTATTACTGGGATATCCAGTTCCTCGGCTGCCTCTATAGCGGCCTCCACTGAGGGGTCGTCAAGGCTCTTCATGAAGAGTGTCGATATTATTTTGAGCCCCTTGGCGCCCCGCTTAACGGCCTCCTCTGCTTCCTCCTTTACATCGTCCGGTGCCTTGTCTAGCTGGACTGCATGGAATACTGCAAATTCAGGACCTGTCTCCTCTATGCTTATCAGCGACTGTATGAGGGCTTCGTCTTCTAGGAGGCCACAGAGGGGGCCATACTCTCTTGCAAGCTCGAGGGCTGATAGGTAGAGTGCCTCGGGGCGCAAATTATCCCACAGCTCTCTCGGAACATGGCGCTCTATGACGCTCCTCGTTCGCTCATACTCTCTAATAACGTCTTCGAGGCTTAGGGAGGCAATGATCTT from Pyrofollis japonicus harbors:
- a CDS encoding sodium:solute symporter family protein, whose protein sequence is MDVLAVSFLTAAIALYMFIAYRARAATAEEFYVAGRRVSPIRNGMATAADWMSGASFISMAGAVAILGYDASVFLIGWSLSYVLLAMAIAPFLRSYGKYTVPDFFEDRYYSKLARIFAVVMLYVVSLTYLTGQLLGVGIVLSRAVGASAALMSLIAPLIVILYSSFGGMKSITWTQVAQYVVLISAYWLPIVLLTNLWHPIPHVAYGGHVEKVDEMVMQLKDHAWTEPFWRPYADGHGQLNWLLATLALMLGTMGLPHVLMRFYTVPSVKDARKSVAWALFFIGLLYLTAPVYAALAGEKEYWLALQFKDLVGHPISEAQQRLAEIAAQHSWVAKWHSAGLIKIVDLNHNGVFDSLKELSIHKDIAVLGLPDMYGLGAVVASIILVGGISAALSTADGLLLAMTTAATRDIYKSIINPRASDKQELRIARISMVLIAFFSGLLAYVMAANPKIGAYIAKTVGWAFAFAASTLTPAMILGIHWKRTTKEGAIAGMLAGLAVTVPYVVLLAAGKIHPVTIAGQAIGSIAWGTIGFTVNLIVTIVVSLLTPPPPKNVQDLVEKVRVPILAEAPSEERR
- a CDS encoding amidohydrolase family protein, encoding MEKVKRVLEKVGVIIDAHAHLPVGSFPHRYLEDLASAGIGAVVLLGIPDFSKIIASLSLEDVIREYERTRSVIERHVPRELWDNLRPEALYLSALELAREYGPLCGLLEDEALIQSLISIEETGPEFAVFHAVQLDKAPDDVKEEAEEAVKRGAKGLKIISTLFMKSLDDPSVEAAIEAAEELDIPVIVHAGCDPGVWELPRYCKYGDPSRLEPVIKQHREARIIIAHVGGYSAIAPGVFVAETLELLRRYPNVYADTSALNPVVVEMAAKDTPCCKLLFGTDYPVINKRPEDIVVEYYDALVYAGVSRRFIEAYFHGLAEEVLEIKPAERQVDTSYA
- a CDS encoding LysE family transporter gives rise to the protein MERAREISLRKVVIDTLLITPSGALSPGMLSASAVAVGAYLGVLGGVLVSLGHMLFELPYVAGLVLWVEKLEKILKRLEKPLALITLAFALFFALGLFETAYTVYTENKLDLNNGSLRVGSSPLGAVLAGIVFTGANPYFLAWWLTIGLPLIRGAAVHGRKGFAAMYAAHVWLDYVWLAFLAGLGGLARIAAKPYAVLLAGLGVVLTYFALEVALKAFTGKGITERIMDLLKL
- a CDS encoding DUF4212 domain-containing protein, with product MVATSKVLAYKKAFATWTTIYFIVWLVIALGLHLPAKQFYAPPGSEARIGGAPLNWWMIQISIALGIVLAFLYAYTINKLDEKFEKNV